The sequence AGAGCAGGGCGGCCAGCAGTCCGGCGATGTTGCCGGTGAGGCCGCCGCCGAGGGCGACCACGGCGGTGCGGCGGTCGGCGCCGAGTTCCAGCGCCTGTTCGGCGAGCCGGTGGACGGTGGCGAGGTCCTTGTTGGCCTCGCCGGCCGGGTGGGTCAGCAGGGTGGCCGGGCCGGCCTCCTTCTCCAGTCTGGTGGTGAGGTCGAAGCCGTAGAGCGCGGCCACCGTGGTGTCGCTGACCACGAGGTAGCGGCTGGCCCCGAGTTCGGCGAGCCGGGCGACGATGCCGTCCGCGCAGTCCGTTCCCAGCCGGTACGGAAAGCTCGCGTCTTCCATGGTGATGGGCATGACGTGCAAGGTTCACCCCGATTGTCCGACGGATCGTGTGGCGGTGCGGGGCCCGGCGCTCAGCCGGGCAGGTCGGCGCTGTGCCGAAGGACCTTGGTGAAGGCGGTGGCGATGTCGTGCATGTCGCCCTCGTCGCCGAGCAGGGCCGCGTGGTGCAGGGTGGCGGTGCGCCGGGCGGACTCCCGGGCGACCGGCAGGCCGGCGGCGTCCGGGGCGGTGCGGCGGCGGTACTCCTCGTCGAGGGCGAACCGGGGGCGGCCGGCCGGGTCGTAGAGCCGGTTGGCGGGCAGCGGCGGGTAGCCGGGGGAGACCGGGAAGCCGAGTTCGGCGGTCAGGGCGCGGCAGGCCGACCCGCTGCCGAGGGTGCCGAGGGCGTCCTCGGGCAGCGCCGCGGCATAGGTGTAGTAGGTGCGCCGGGTGGTGCCGGGGCTGGTGGACTGGGGTCGGCAGCCGGCCTCGGCCAGCAGCCGGTCGAGCAGCGCGGCGTTGCGCCGGCGGGTCTCGTTCTGGCCGTCCAGTTCTGGCAGTTGCTCGGTGAGCAGAGCGGCCTGGAACTCGGACAGGCAGCGGTTGCTGCCCATCAGTTCGCCGGTCTCGACGAGTTCCATCGCACCGGGCGCGGGCGGGTGGGCCGCAAGGACCCGGCCGTCGGCGCGCAGGTGCTCGACGCGGCGGGCGAGCGCGGCGTCGGCGGTGATCACGGCGCCGCCCTCGCCGCTGGTGAGGACCTTGCTGTGCTGCATGCTGAAGGTGCCGGCGGTGCCCAGGGTGCCGACCTTGCGGCCGCGGTACTCGGCGCCGTGCGCCTGGGCGCAGTCCTCGATCAGCGGCAGGCCGTGCCGGCGGGCCAGCGCGGTGAGCGCGTCCAGGTCGGCGACGGCGGAGTAGAGGTGCACCACCACGACGGCCTTGGTGCGGCCGGTGACGAGGGCCTCGGCGGCGGCCGGGTCGAGGCAGAGCGTGTCCGGGTCGACGTCGCAGAACACCGGGACGGCGTTGACGCCGAGGACGGTGGAGGCGGACGCCACCCAGGACAGGGCCGGCACGATGACCTCGTCGCCGGCGCCCACCCCGCACGCCTCCAGGGCCAGCATCAGCGAGGCGGTGCCGCTGGCGGCGGGCACGCAGTGCGGGACGCCGTGGTAGTCGGCGAACGCGCGGGCGAAGCGGCGCTCCTGGGACTCGGTCCCGCGGTAGGGGCCGCTGATCGCCCAGCGGCCCGACTCCAGAACCTCCTCCAGGGCCTTGGCGGCACCCGGCGCCGCCTGCGGCCACCGGGGCCAGGGCCGGTCGCGGACCGCCGGGCCGCCGTTGACGGCCAGGGTGTGCGAGTCCATGCTCTCTTCCTTTCGCTGGGGACGGCGGGGCCCGGGCCGGCGGCGGTCGCGGCCGGGGCCGCCGTCAGGCCCGGAGGTTGAAGTACGAGCGGGTGTTGCCGTCGGCCCGGCGCAGGGCCACGTCGAGGGCGGTGGCGTAGTCGTCGAGCGGGTACTCGTGGCTGAGCAGCGGGCCGACCGGCACGGTGCCCGCGGCGAGCAGGGCGACGGCCTCGTCGAAGCGGTCGCCGGGGCCCATCGAGGCCTGGACGGTGAGCACCTTCAGCACGATGTG comes from Streptomyces sp. TLI_053 and encodes:
- a CDS encoding DegT/DnrJ/EryC1/StrS family aminotransferase, with product MDSHTLAVNGGPAVRDRPWPRWPQAAPGAAKALEEVLESGRWAISGPYRGTESQERRFARAFADYHGVPHCVPAASGTASLMLALEACGVGAGDEVIVPALSWVASASTVLGVNAVPVFCDVDPDTLCLDPAAAEALVTGRTKAVVVVHLYSAVADLDALTALARRHGLPLIEDCAQAHGAEYRGRKVGTLGTAGTFSMQHSKVLTSGEGGAVITADAALARRVEHLRADGRVLAAHPPAPGAMELVETGELMGSNRCLSEFQAALLTEQLPELDGQNETRRRNAALLDRLLAEAGCRPQSTSPGTTRRTYYTYAAALPEDALGTLGSGSACRALTAELGFPVSPGYPPLPANRLYDPAGRPRFALDEEYRRRTAPDAAGLPVARESARRTATLHHAALLGDEGDMHDIATAFTKVLRHSADLPG